One Brevibacillus choshinensis genomic window carries:
- a CDS encoding YerC/YecD family TrpR-related protein, which produces MQLEKLKGKGIEQLFEAVLSLETMEECYQFFDDLCTVNEMQSLAQRLEVARMLRKGFTYNQIEAETGASTATISRVKRCLNYGNDGYQMALERIGK; this is translated from the coding sequence ATGCAACTGGAAAAACTGAAGGGCAAAGGAATTGAGCAGCTGTTCGAAGCGGTTCTGTCCTTGGAAACCATGGAAGAATGCTATCAATTTTTTGATGATCTGTGCACGGTAAACGAGATGCAATCACTCGCACAGCGTCTGGAAGTGGCACGCATGCTGCGCAAAGGCTTTACCTACAACCAGATCGAGGCTGAGACAGGAGCCAGCACGGCTACCATTTCCCGCGTCAAGCGCTGCTTGAACTACGGCAATGACGGCTATCAAATGGCGCTGGAGCGGATCGGCAAATAG
- a CDS encoding heptaprenylglyceryl phosphate synthase: MIDYRSWRHTFKLDPDKSIDDEALEAICESGTDGIIVGGTYGITFDNTLDLMSRIRRYAVPAVLEISSLDAVVPGFDSYLIPLVINAGDPNWIFSPHVSGLKAYGSYIHWDEIIAEGYLIANPDAGVAELTRARPIEDAAEAKAYAQVATKICRLPIVYVEYSGTYGDPQIVRACKNGADEAHLFYGGGIRTPQQAAEMAAIADTIVVGNVIYDDLQAALATVKAVKG, from the coding sequence TTGATTGACTATCGCAGTTGGCGCCATACGTTTAAACTAGATCCGGACAAATCCATTGACGACGAGGCTCTGGAGGCGATCTGCGAGTCGGGGACAGACGGAATTATTGTCGGAGGCACGTACGGTATCACCTTTGACAATACGCTCGATCTGATGTCGCGCATTCGTCGCTATGCCGTTCCAGCTGTATTGGAAATATCCTCGCTGGATGCCGTCGTACCGGGCTTTGATTCGTATCTGATACCGCTCGTCATCAATGCGGGAGATCCAAACTGGATTTTTTCTCCGCATGTGTCGGGCCTCAAAGCGTACGGCTCCTACATTCATTGGGATGAAATCATCGCGGAAGGCTACCTGATCGCCAATCCCGATGCGGGTGTCGCCGAGCTGACCCGGGCGCGTCCGATCGAAGATGCAGCGGAAGCCAAAGCCTATGCGCAGGTGGCCACCAAAATCTGCCGTCTCCCGATCGTCTACGTGGAGTACAGCGGCACATACGGTGACCCGCAAATCGTCCGTGCATGCAAGAATGGCGCTGACGAAGCTCATCTCTTCTACGGGGGCGGCATTCGCACACCGCAGCAGGCCGCGGAGATGGCCGCGATTGCCGACACGATAGTCGTGGGCAATGTCATCTATGATGATTTGCAGGCCGCTCTGGCGACTGTGAAAGCTGTAAAGGGGTAA
- a CDS encoding tetratricopeptide repeat protein yields MNPAIEQIITLRKEGKLDEAIALANKLVAGEPNSPIAHYQCAWCHDAAGLEREAVPYYEKAIELGLAPEDDLAGALLGLGSTYRTLGLYEQAAATLAKGRQQFPQDRSFPVFLSMAYYNLGRHHEAMTLLLQNLAETSIDPTISAYRRAIVHYAEDLDKTW; encoded by the coding sequence ATGAATCCTGCGATTGAACAAATCATTACGCTGCGAAAAGAAGGAAAGCTGGATGAAGCGATCGCACTCGCCAATAAGCTGGTCGCCGGAGAACCGAACAGCCCGATTGCCCACTACCAATGCGCCTGGTGCCATGATGCGGCAGGGCTGGAGCGGGAAGCCGTCCCCTATTACGAGAAAGCAATTGAACTGGGGCTGGCTCCAGAGGATGATCTGGCGGGGGCCTTGCTGGGACTGGGCAGTACCTACCGCACGCTGGGGCTATACGAGCAGGCAGCAGCTACGCTCGCCAAAGGCAGGCAGCAGTTTCCCCAGGACCGTTCCTTTCCCGTATTCCTCTCGATGGCCTACTACAATCTGGGCAGACACCATGAGGCGATGACGCTTTTGCTGCAAAACTTGGCAGAGACGTCAATCGACCCGACCATCTCTGCCTATCGGAGGGCGATTGTGCATTACGCAGAAGACCTCGACAAGACCTGGTAA
- a CDS encoding response regulator, whose translation MYKLILVDDEEDVREGVSQEIDWHGYGFEVLAKAENGKEALDMVERLRPDVVVTDIKMPFMDGLQLAEAVRRQFPATRIIILTGFDEFEYAQKAVKLHIDEYVLKPFSAVELIDALIKVKNRMDEEAAHRENNQLLRESYRKSLPVLREVYLSSLLTRQLTREDILAKAAEYGVPLHGSEFVVSVICLDQKKKEEQQILLFAVKNIAEEQVQLGSYAGIVFLHNDLVVLLLRKEAGHEERLYHQMQVLGEEIRRTVEKYLNVTVTVGVGSEISDVTRLPYSYEDAGLALDYKGILGTNRLIFICDVEKEPRESVRFDERKEHELVRCIKMGTLPELHAIVEELFCDVAEGNVSIHDYRIYLLEIMTTILKTAQRADVDMDQLFGGQSNLLAEITTFNSVQEAKDRVIDICEKIMGSIASGRHHTYKRLVDQAIAYTHKHYQSPDISIHKVCADLHISPGYFSSIFKRETRTTFVTYLLQLRMEKAKELLRTTDLKTFEIAEQVGYTDANYFSFCFRKHVGQSAKEYRNSSGKEE comes from the coding sequence ATGTACAAATTAATTCTGGTAGATGACGAAGAAGATGTGAGAGAAGGGGTCAGTCAGGAAATTGACTGGCATGGCTATGGCTTTGAAGTGCTGGCAAAAGCCGAGAACGGAAAAGAAGCTCTGGACATGGTCGAGCGCTTGAGACCGGATGTGGTCGTGACCGATATCAAAATGCCATTCATGGACGGCCTGCAGCTGGCAGAAGCCGTGCGCCGCCAGTTTCCCGCGACCCGAATCATCATCCTGACGGGCTTTGACGAGTTTGAATATGCACAAAAGGCAGTCAAGCTGCACATCGACGAATACGTGCTCAAACCGTTTTCTGCCGTCGAACTGATCGATGCGCTGATCAAGGTGAAGAACCGGATGGATGAAGAAGCCGCCCATCGGGAAAATAATCAACTGCTCCGTGAGAGCTATCGGAAAAGCTTGCCGGTATTGCGGGAAGTTTATTTGTCCTCCCTTTTGACCCGCCAGCTGACCAGAGAGGATATCCTGGCCAAAGCGGCGGAGTACGGCGTCCCGCTGCATGGATCTGAATTTGTCGTTTCGGTCATTTGCCTGGACCAAAAGAAAAAAGAGGAGCAGCAAATCCTTCTGTTTGCAGTAAAAAACATCGCGGAGGAGCAGGTCCAGCTGGGCTCATACGCGGGCATCGTTTTCCTGCACAATGATCTGGTCGTGCTGCTGCTTCGGAAGGAGGCAGGCCACGAGGAGCGGCTGTATCATCAGATGCAGGTGCTCGGAGAGGAAATACGGCGTACTGTCGAAAAGTACCTGAATGTTACCGTGACAGTGGGTGTCGGGTCGGAGATAAGCGATGTGACGCGGCTGCCCTATTCGTATGAGGATGCGGGGCTGGCGCTGGATTACAAAGGAATCCTCGGAACCAACCGGCTCATTTTCATCTGCGACGTAGAGAAGGAGCCGCGGGAGAGCGTACGCTTCGACGAGAGAAAGGAGCACGAACTCGTCCGCTGCATCAAGATGGGGACCCTGCCAGAGCTGCACGCGATCGTAGAGGAATTGTTTTGCGATGTGGCGGAAGGGAATGTCTCCATTCACGATTACCGTATCTACTTGCTGGAGATCATGACGACGATCCTCAAGACCGCACAGCGAGCCGATGTGGACATGGATCAGCTCTTCGGCGGACAGTCCAATCTGCTCGCGGAGATTACCACGTTTAACAGCGTGCAGGAGGCAAAGGATCGGGTCATCGACATTTGCGAGAAGATCATGGGCAGCATCGCGAGCGGGCGGCACCATACGTACAAGCGTCTCGTCGATCAGGCCATTGCTTACACGCACAAGCACTATCAGTCTCCAGACATCTCCATACACAAGGTGTGCGCAGACCTGCACATCAGTCCCGGCTATTTCAGCAGCATTTTCAAACGCGAGACGAGGACGACGTTTGTCACCTATCTCTTGCAGCTGCGCATGGAAAAAGCAAAAGAGCTGCTGCGAACCACGGATCTGAAGACCTTTGAGATCGCGGAACAGGTCGGCTATACGGATGCCAATTACTTCAGCTTCTGCTTTCGCAAGCACGTAGGTCAGTCAGCCAAAGAGTACCGCAATAGCAGCGGCAAAGAGGAGTAG
- a CDS encoding sensor histidine kinase, with product MKRLLFGVVDAIKAKSIQFIITTSFTLVTVLVVLFVGVMLYSKFSDTAEQNAYLNTQQILEQVKYNLDSYLIGTTQIFELVDDKIRRSQSVTSEKLNEQLEAIVETRKDIVSIAVFSKKGELLMGTPAKPMRNNSKLTEQSWFRSAIDDPNNLSFSLPHIQNLFKGEYTWVVSMSRGITLKGENGDIPAVLLVDVNFKEIDDLCQRVGLGKKGYVYIIDLVGNIVYHPQQQLIYVGLKNENRSLPLKYSYGSYVDETEGEKRLITIKTVDQLGWKIIGVSYMDEIVTTKNEISRFIFWLLIFVIVIVLFVLSYISAKISRPIKMLERSMERVEQGDFTAGGPIRGSQEVEQLSSRFHLMMDKVRELMNQIIAEQEAKRKSELEVLQAQIHPHFLYNTLNSVVRMVGIGKNEDVITTITSLSKLFRISLSRGKSIITVQEELEHVRHYLIIQKMRYKQKFEYEIEAQDEVLSCKTLKLLLQPIVENAIYHGIEHMADPGFIHISASLCEGKVLFQVRDNGLGMSPEVLDGVLAGSYKSEGGSGVGIHNIHERIRLSYGEGYGLEMESEQEVGTVVKVWIPCLPDDAQEG from the coding sequence ATGAAAAGGCTCCTGTTTGGCGTTGTGGACGCAATCAAGGCCAAAAGCATCCAGTTTATCATCACCACTTCCTTCACCCTCGTCACTGTGCTCGTCGTGCTGTTTGTCGGCGTGATGCTGTACAGCAAATTTTCGGATACGGCGGAGCAAAACGCGTACCTGAATACGCAGCAAATCCTCGAGCAGGTCAAATACAATCTGGACAGCTATTTGATCGGGACGACGCAAATCTTCGAGCTGGTGGACGACAAGATCAGACGCAGCCAGAGCGTTACCTCGGAAAAGCTGAATGAACAGCTGGAAGCCATTGTGGAAACAAGAAAGGACATTGTCTCGATCGCCGTTTTCAGCAAAAAAGGAGAGCTGCTGATGGGCACTCCTGCCAAGCCGATGCGCAATAACAGCAAGCTGACGGAGCAAAGCTGGTTCCGGTCAGCCATCGACGATCCAAACAACTTGTCTTTTTCCCTGCCGCACATTCAAAATCTGTTCAAGGGCGAGTATACCTGGGTCGTCTCCATGAGTCGGGGAATCACGCTCAAAGGGGAAAACGGGGATATCCCGGCCGTTCTTTTGGTCGATGTGAATTTCAAGGAAATCGATGACCTGTGCCAGCGAGTGGGACTCGGGAAAAAAGGCTACGTCTACATCATCGATCTGGTGGGGAATATCGTCTACCATCCGCAGCAGCAGCTCATTTACGTCGGGCTGAAAAACGAAAATCGGTCCCTGCCGCTGAAGTATTCCTACGGCAGCTATGTGGATGAGACCGAGGGGGAGAAGCGTCTGATCACCATCAAAACGGTCGACCAGCTGGGCTGGAAGATCATTGGCGTCTCCTATATGGACGAGATTGTCACGACCAAAAACGAAATCAGCCGCTTCATTTTCTGGCTGCTCATATTCGTCATCGTCATCGTGCTGTTCGTGCTCTCCTACATCTCTGCGAAAATCTCCAGACCGATCAAAATGCTGGAAAGATCGATGGAGCGGGTAGAGCAAGGGGATTTTACCGCGGGCGGGCCCATTCGCGGGAGCCAAGAGGTGGAGCAGCTCTCTTCGCGCTTTCATTTGATGATGGATAAAGTGCGGGAGCTGATGAACCAGATCATCGCCGAGCAGGAGGCCAAGCGAAAGAGCGAGCTGGAGGTGCTGCAGGCCCAGATCCATCCCCACTTTCTGTACAATACGCTCAACTCTGTGGTACGCATGGTCGGCATCGGAAAGAATGAGGATGTGATTACGACCATCACGTCCTTGTCCAAGCTGTTTCGCATCAGCTTGAGCAGAGGGAAGAGCATCATCACGGTGCAAGAAGAGCTGGAGCATGTCAGGCATTATCTGATCATTCAAAAAATGAGATACAAGCAGAAGTTCGAATACGAGATCGAGGCGCAGGACGAAGTGCTTTCCTGCAAGACGTTAAAGCTGCTGCTGCAGCCGATCGTGGAGAATGCGATCTATCACGGGATCGAGCACATGGCAGACCCGGGATTCATTCATATCTCCGCTTCGCTTTGCGAGGGGAAAGTGCTGTTTCAGGTAAGGGACAACGGTCTGGGCATGTCACCTGAAGTGCTCGATGGGGTGCTGGCGGGGTCCTATAAAAGCGAAGGCGGCTCAGGAGTGGGCATTCATAATATTCACGAGCGAATCCGGTTGTCCTACGGAGAAGGGTATGGACTTGAGATGGAGAGCGAACAGGAGGTAGGGACAGTGGTCAAAGTATGGATTCCCTGCCTGCCGGACGACGCACAAGAGGGCTGA
- a CDS encoding substrate-binding domain-containing protein, with the protein MGTIKRYTLYTLLMLIAITAFYSCEAKVEDPKQSKKKTVALIVRMKHGDYWRTVKLGAEMAAKEYDLNLNFYAPDYEEDSQSQMELLRQATLDGYDALVVAPSDDQVLQETIGLAQSSVPIITLDTEGQLPQVKSYIGTDNYDMGKKACEKMVQLIGKKGHIALVGTGRSTANAVSREKGVRDVIAQDKQVELVPVDYVQLDKKLIGELTRELVRHNPGVKGIIALDASTSIGVAEEIEKMGLQEKIKIVAIDSPPEVLEYLQEGVISATIIQKPFSMGYLGVKYALEASEGKQVPERVDTGTKVIDRDNMFWSENQKLLFPFVK; encoded by the coding sequence ATGGGGACAATCAAGCGATATACGCTGTACACATTGTTGATGCTGATCGCGATCACTGCTTTTTATTCCTGCGAGGCAAAGGTGGAAGACCCGAAGCAAAGCAAGAAGAAAACCGTGGCGCTGATCGTGCGCATGAAGCATGGGGACTACTGGCGGACAGTGAAGCTGGGAGCGGAGATGGCGGCAAAGGAATACGATCTCAATCTCAATTTTTACGCCCCGGATTACGAGGAGGATTCCCAGAGTCAGATGGAGCTTCTGCGACAGGCGACACTCGATGGCTACGATGCGCTGGTAGTGGCTCCGAGCGATGATCAGGTGCTGCAGGAGACAATCGGATTGGCCCAGTCTTCCGTGCCGATCATCACGCTCGATACAGAAGGGCAGCTGCCGCAGGTCAAAAGCTACATCGGAACGGATAATTACGATATGGGTAAAAAAGCGTGCGAAAAAATGGTGCAGCTGATCGGAAAAAAAGGCCATATCGCTTTGGTCGGCACGGGCAGGAGCACGGCGAATGCCGTGAGCCGGGAAAAGGGCGTCCGCGATGTCATCGCGCAAGACAAGCAGGTGGAGCTGGTGCCTGTCGACTACGTCCAGCTGGACAAAAAACTGATCGGGGAGCTGACCCGGGAATTGGTGCGCCACAATCCGGGGGTCAAAGGCATCATCGCTTTGGATGCGAGCACGTCCATTGGCGTAGCGGAAGAAATCGAGAAAATGGGCTTGCAGGAAAAGATCAAAATCGTGGCCATCGACAGTCCGCCGGAAGTGCTGGAGTATCTGCAGGAAGGAGTCATCTCGGCCACGATCATCCAGAAGCCATTTTCCATGGGCTACCTCGGAGTCAAATACGCGCTGGAAGCAAGCGAAGGCAAGCAGGTGCCAGAGCGCGTGGATACAGGGACCAAAGTGATCGACCGCGATAATATGTTTTGGTCTGAAAATCAAAAGCTGCTGTTTCCCTTTGTGAAATAA
- a CDS encoding galactose ABC transporter substrate-binding protein, with amino-acid sequence MRKLMATTLAAAVTLSVVGCSQSSGGSQPAAGGGGGSTAAPAPAAQTPAPAAPAGNPKIGVAIYKFDDTFMTGVRNAISKAAEGKAEVDIVDSQNAQPTQNDKVDLFINKKVSALAINPVDRTAAGVIIDKAKQANIPVVFFNREPMPEDMQKWDKVYYVGAKAEESGTISGQLLVDYWKAHPEADKNKDGVLQYVMLKGEPGHQDAELRTKFSVKAIEDAGIKVEKVAEDTAMWDRVKGQEKMAAFLAASGDKIEAVLANNDDMALGAIEALKAAGYFTNGKYMPVVGVDATAPALKELESGTLLGTVLNDANNQGKATLNIAAALAKGETPNKDTTGFDITDGKYVWVPYKKITKENMNDAK; translated from the coding sequence ATGAGAAAGCTAATGGCTACTACGCTGGCAGCAGCGGTGACTCTCTCGGTAGTAGGTTGTTCCCAATCTTCAGGCGGTTCACAGCCGGCAGCAGGCGGGGGCGGCGGCAGCACGGCAGCACCTGCACCAGCGGCGCAAACACCCGCACCGGCAGCACCCGCAGGCAATCCCAAGATCGGTGTCGCCATCTACAAGTTTGACGATACCTTCATGACAGGCGTGCGCAATGCCATTTCCAAAGCAGCAGAAGGCAAGGCAGAAGTGGACATCGTCGACAGCCAAAATGCACAGCCGACCCAAAATGACAAAGTCGATCTGTTCATCAACAAAAAGGTAAGCGCTCTCGCCATCAACCCGGTGGATCGGACTGCAGCCGGCGTCATCATCGACAAGGCCAAGCAAGCCAATATTCCGGTCGTCTTCTTCAACCGCGAGCCGATGCCGGAAGATATGCAGAAGTGGGATAAGGTGTACTACGTAGGAGCCAAAGCGGAGGAATCCGGCACGATTTCCGGCCAATTGCTCGTCGATTACTGGAAAGCGCATCCGGAAGCGGATAAAAACAAGGATGGCGTGCTGCAGTACGTCATGCTCAAAGGGGAGCCAGGGCACCAGGACGCAGAGCTTCGCACCAAGTTCTCGGTCAAAGCGATCGAAGACGCAGGCATCAAGGTGGAAAAGGTCGCCGAAGATACTGCGATGTGGGATCGCGTAAAAGGGCAGGAGAAAATGGCGGCATTCCTCGCTGCTTCCGGCGACAAGATCGAAGCGGTGCTGGCCAATAACGATGATATGGCTCTGGGCGCGATCGAAGCGCTGAAGGCGGCCGGGTACTTTACAAACGGCAAGTACATGCCGGTCGTCGGCGTAGACGCGACAGCGCCAGCGCTCAAGGAGCTGGAATCCGGCACGCTGCTCGGCACGGTGCTCAACGACGCGAACAACCAAGGGAAGGCTACGCTCAACATCGCGGCTGCCCTGGCCAAGGGAGAGACGCCGAACAAGGATACCACGGGCTTTGACATCACAGATGGCAAGTACGTCTGGGTGCCGTACAAAAAAATCACAAAGGAAAATATGAACGACGCGAAATAA
- a CDS encoding sugar ABC transporter ATP-binding protein, protein MFQSAYLLEMNKISKEFPGVKALDDVTLKVRPGTVHALMGENGAGKSTLMKCLFGIYKPDAGEILLNGESVTLGSSKDALERGISMIHQELHPVPFRNVMENIWLGRFPVKKVGPFPFVDEKKMVRDTEKLFADLGMDLNPHEIVRNLSVSKVQSLEIAKAVSYHSKVIVMDEPTSSLTGNEVEQLFTIIHELKSRGVAIIYISHKMEEILRISDDVTIMRDGKLIGTWLASELTTDLIISRMVGRDLTQRYPQRSNTPGDVVLHVEGLTSAFAESFRNVSFELRKGEILGVGGLVGAQRTELIEALFGMRSIRSGKVRLHGKEVRIKSPREAKRHKMALLTEERRVTGIIPVLPVLENTVIANLANYQTPYLLLNDRKRREDVSQSIDKLRVKTPSMKALIKNLSGGNQQKVLLARWLLTEPDILLLDEPTRGVDVGAKYEIYAIIADLAKQGKSIIMISSEMPELLGMSDRIMVMSGGQLSGVIAGADATEEEIMRLATKNLG, encoded by the coding sequence ATGTTTCAGAGCGCTTATTTGCTCGAAATGAACAAGATATCCAAGGAGTTTCCAGGCGTGAAGGCACTCGACGATGTCACGCTGAAAGTGCGGCCAGGAACCGTCCATGCTCTGATGGGAGAAAACGGAGCGGGCAAGTCGACCTTGATGAAATGCTTGTTTGGCATCTACAAGCCGGACGCCGGCGAGATTTTGCTGAATGGCGAGAGCGTGACGCTGGGGAGCTCCAAGGATGCCCTGGAGCGCGGCATATCCATGATCCATCAGGAGCTGCATCCGGTCCCTTTTCGAAATGTGATGGAGAACATCTGGCTAGGTCGTTTTCCAGTCAAAAAGGTGGGTCCTTTTCCGTTTGTGGATGAGAAAAAAATGGTGAGAGACACCGAAAAGCTGTTCGCCGATCTGGGAATGGATCTGAATCCTCATGAAATTGTGCGCAATCTCTCCGTTTCCAAGGTGCAGTCGCTCGAAATCGCCAAGGCGGTCTCTTACCATTCCAAGGTCATTGTGATGGACGAACCTACGTCCTCGTTGACAGGCAACGAGGTGGAGCAGCTGTTCACCATCATCCATGAACTGAAGAGCAGGGGCGTTGCGATCATCTACATTTCACACAAAATGGAGGAAATTCTGCGTATATCGGATGACGTGACCATCATGCGCGACGGCAAGCTGATCGGGACCTGGCTCGCCTCTGAGCTGACGACAGATCTGATCATATCGCGAATGGTAGGACGAGACCTCACCCAGAGATATCCGCAAAGGAGCAATACTCCGGGAGATGTCGTACTCCATGTCGAAGGCTTGACCTCGGCCTTTGCGGAATCTTTTCGGAATGTTTCGTTCGAGCTGCGAAAGGGAGAGATCCTGGGAGTAGGCGGATTGGTAGGGGCACAGCGGACGGAATTGATCGAGGCGCTGTTCGGCATGCGGTCGATCCGCTCGGGAAAAGTGCGTCTGCATGGCAAAGAGGTGCGGATCAAATCCCCCCGGGAAGCCAAAAGGCACAAGATGGCGCTCTTGACGGAGGAGCGGAGGGTGACTGGAATCATTCCTGTCCTGCCCGTGCTGGAAAATACGGTGATCGCCAATCTGGCCAACTATCAGACTCCTTACCTGCTGCTCAATGACCGGAAGCGGCGAGAGGATGTCAGTCAAAGCATTGATAAGCTGCGGGTGAAGACGCCGTCGATGAAAGCCTTGATCAAGAATCTGTCGGGCGGCAATCAGCAAAAGGTTTTGCTCGCGAGATGGCTGTTGACAGAACCGGATATTTTGCTGCTCGACGAACCTACGCGCGGGGTAGACGTCGGTGCCAAGTACGAAATCTATGCCATCATTGCGGATCTCGCCAAGCAAGGAAAGAGCATCATCATGATCTCATCTGAGATGCCGGAGCTGCTCGGGATGTCGGATCGCATCATGGTGATGAGCGGCGGGCAGCTCTCAGGCGTCATAGCCGGTGCTGATGCGACGGAGGAAGAAATCATGCGACTGGCGACCAAGAACTTGGGCTGA
- the mglC gene encoding galactose/methyl galactoside ABC transporter permease MglC, giving the protein MSSTAQKRIQGFVTQNAIYIVLVVLIAGIAIYDTQFLSITTLRDILLQSSTRAIIALGAAFVLITGGTDLSAGRVVGLTAVISASMLQAQDYPRRFFPDLPDLPLLIPILIAIAVGLLVGLINGIIVSRFSVPPFIATLGTMVIVYGVNSIYFDMEPNQSQPIGGLRQDFSHLGTGFIGPSGPYSVPYIVIIAIVVAFLVWVVFNKTRLGKNMYAIGGNIQAATVSGINVAWNIMIIYAIAGGLYGLGGVLESARTGGATNNYGNMYELDAIAACVVGGVSTSGGIGTVPGVLAGVLIFGVINYGLTFIGVNPYWQLIIKGLIIVAAVAFDIRKYLAKK; this is encoded by the coding sequence ATGAGCAGTACTGCACAAAAGCGCATCCAAGGGTTTGTGACGCAAAACGCCATCTATATCGTCCTGGTCGTGCTGATCGCCGGCATCGCCATTTACGATACCCAATTTCTATCGATAACGACTTTGCGGGATATTCTTTTGCAGTCATCGACGCGCGCGATTATTGCGCTGGGGGCCGCCTTCGTCTTGATCACGGGTGGAACGGACCTTTCTGCGGGTCGTGTCGTCGGACTGACAGCCGTTATCTCGGCGTCGATGCTGCAAGCGCAGGATTACCCGCGCAGGTTTTTCCCCGACCTGCCCGATCTGCCGCTCCTGATCCCGATCTTGATTGCGATCGCGGTGGGGCTTTTGGTGGGCCTCATCAATGGAATCATCGTGTCCCGCTTTAGCGTTCCACCGTTTATCGCTACTCTGGGAACGATGGTAATCGTCTACGGGGTGAACTCGATTTACTTCGATATGGAGCCCAATCAATCCCAACCGATCGGCGGTCTTCGGCAAGATTTTAGTCATTTGGGGACCGGCTTCATCGGCCCGAGCGGCCCGTATTCCGTCCCGTACATCGTGATCATCGCCATCGTGGTCGCGTTCCTCGTCTGGGTCGTTTTCAACAAGACGAGGCTCGGGAAAAACATGTACGCGATCGGAGGCAATATCCAGGCAGCGACAGTGTCGGGTATCAACGTGGCCTGGAACATCATGATCATCTACGCCATCGCAGGTGGACTCTACGGTCTGGGCGGAGTACTGGAATCGGCGCGCACAGGAGGCGCAACGAACAACTACGGCAACATGTACGAGCTGGACGCCATCGCAGCCTGCGTGGTGGGGGGAGTCTCGACCTCTGGAGGGATCGGTACTGTCCCTGGCGTTTTGGCTGGTGTTTTGATCTTTGGCGTCATCAACTACGGGCTTACCTTTATCGGGGTCAATCCGTACTGGCAGCTGATCATCAAAGGTTTGATCATCGTGGCGGCGGTGGCCTTTGACATTCGAAAATACCTGGCGAAGAAATAA